The Suricata suricatta isolate VVHF042 chromosome 3, meerkat_22Aug2017_6uvM2_HiC, whole genome shotgun sequence genome contains the following window.
GGCAGCCTCACTGTAATCCAGGGCAGTGATGCTCGTCCCTCATGGGACTTGAGTGCAGATGAATGCCAGAGGCAAGTAACTATATTAAATCCAGCACATCTAAACAGTTCTTTTTaacagtacttaaaaaaaaaaaacctataaggAAGCCACTGTAGTTGCATTATTATCTCTTGTGTTTTCCTCCAGGGAAAGTCCTGGTCAGTAGCGAAATGGGCATCAGCCGGTCAGCAGTGCTGGTGGTGGCCTACCTGATGACCTTCCACAACATGACCGTCCTGGAGGCCTTGATGACTGTGCGCCGGAAGCGGGCCATCTATCCCAACGACGGCTTCCTGAAGCAGCTCCGGGAGCTCAATGAAAAGctaatggaggagagagaagaagactaCAGCCAGGAAGGGGGGACAGATGAGGCCGAGGagggtgaggacacagggagcagCAGCAGGGCCAGAGTGCACGCCCTCAcggtggaggaggaggatgacaCCACcagccacctgagtggctcctcCTTGGGGAAGGCCAGCCGCGCCTCCAAGCCCTTCACCCTCATtgatgaagatgaggaggagaAGCTGTATGAGGAGTGGAAGAGGGGGCAGGGCCTCCCCACGGGCCAGGCCCCCCAGGGCGGAAATGGTGGGCGCTCAGCCTCtggccagggtggggaggagcccGAAGATGAGGATGTGGGAAGGATGATCCAGGAGTGGCAGAGCCGAAATGAGAGGTACCAGGCAGAAGGGCaccagaggtgggggagagaggaggaagaggtggaggagagcGACACCGGCTCCTTTGTGAGGAGAAGACGAAGTCGCACCCTGAGCGAGAGCAGCGCTTCCGAAAGCGTAAGCAGCCATGACATTTGGGTCCTGAAGCAGCACCTGCAGACGAGCGGCAGGAACCAAGGTGGGAGGTGCCGCTCTGACTCTGTGTCCACTGAGAGCACCTGGGACATGTGGAACCAGAGGCTGCTGGAGATTGAGAAGGGAGCTGCCCGGGAGTACCACTCCAGGAGCAAGCGCCAGGAGGCAGACACAGGCTCCGAGGCGGGGGCCGGGGTGCGAGAGGACGACGCGGAGAGTGTGTCCTCGGAGGCCAGCTCGTTCTACAACTTCTGCAGCAGGAACAAGGACAAGCTCACTGCCCTGGAAAGGTGGAAGATCAAGAGAATCCAATTTGGATTTCACAAGAAAGAGCTGGGGGCAGGAGACAGCAGCAGTGAGCCGGGGCCAGAGGAGGCAGAGGGCGAGAAGTGTCTCTCCGACGTCAACCTGACGGCCTACCAGGCCTGGAAGCTGAAACACCAGAAGAAGATAGGCAGTGAGAACAAGGAGGAGGTAGTGGAGCTCAGCAAGGGCGAGGATTCCGCCTCGGCCAAGAAGAGGCAGCGGAGGCTGGAGCTGCTGGAGAGAAGCAGGCAGACGCTGGAGGAGAGCCAGTCCATGGGAAGCTGGGAGGCAGACAGCTCGGCCGCCAGCAGGAGCATCCCCCTGTCTGCCTTCTGGTCTGCAGCCCTGTCGGTCAGTGCTGACGAGGACGCCGCGTCGGTCCTCAGCACCCAGAGCCACAACTCCCGCCCCTCTCAGGCTGGAAGCAACAGAGGGGGACGCCCGGCCTCTGTCCTCAGCACAGCTCTGCCCAACCTGTCCGCGGGGCCCGGAGACACCATTTCCATTGCCAGCATTCAGAACTGGATTGCCAACGTGGTCAGCGAGACTCTCGCccagaagcaaaatgaaatgcTGCTGCTGTCCCGCTCACCATCCGTGGCAAGCATGAAGGCGGCGCCCGTGGCCAGCTGCCTGGGGGACGACCAGGTGTCCCCGCTCAGCGGACACAGCAGCTCCTCCCTGGGCACCTGCCTGCTGCCTCAGAGCCAGCCAGGACCCAGCTCCGACTCGCAGTCGCTGCTGTCCTCCCACACTGCACCGGGCTTGAGGGCCGAAGGTCTTGGGAGCAAAGTCAGGGGGACCAGCAAGCCTGTCTACAGCCTCTTTGCTGACAACGTCGACCTCAAGGAGCTTGGCCGGAAGGAGAAGGAGATGCAAATGGAGCTGAGGGAGAAGATGTCTGAGTACAAGCTGGAGAAGCTAGCCGCCAACAACAAACGGAGCTCCCTTTTCAAGAAGAAGAAGGTCAAGGAACAGGAGGACGATGATGAGGGCGACAGGGACGAGGACACTGACAGTGCCATAGGGAGCTTCCGGTATTCTTCTCGCAGCAATTCCCAGAAACCCGAGACAGACACCTCCTCCTTCCTGGCTGTCTCTGATCGCCNNNNNNNNNNNNNNNNNNNNNNNNNNNNNNNNNNNNNNNNNNNNNNNNNNNNNNNNNNNNNNNNNNNNNNNNNNNNNNNNNNNNNNNNNNNNNNNNNNNNACAGAGATTGGGTTTTATTGAGGTAAGAGATACAGGTGGAGAGGGGGCCCCTCTGGaacagcaggaaaacaaaagcaaaccatGGGGGTGGGAAGAAAAGAAGCCCAATACAAGGAGATGGAGACAGGGTTTTATGAAATCTTGTCAGTCAGGCTTTTCATTCCTTGGAGGATGATGGTCAGACAACGCAGTGGGCAACGCACTGGCTCCTTCCTGCATTCTGGATGAGCTGGGTTGGTGAGGATTTTCCCCCTTATATCCTAAGTCATGTCTGCCCTCCTGAACACAGGGTGGGTTCCTGAATCCAGCAGACATGTTTTGAGGACCTATGACAAGCATTGGTGGGTTGGTCTCTATAGTTCCTTTTAACTTGCAGTATCTTGCAGGATGTGAAAATAGGTGTGTGCCATGCAGCGCTCAAGGATGCCTGGATCAATCAAAAAATCCAGTTCAGGAGATATAGTTGGCAATAGGGTGATCAATGGGAGGGAAGAAGGGTGACAAGGCACCACCAACAGGATAAGTAGTAAATGATCGCTAATCACGTggccagttttctttttataacagaTTCACGGGATGTGGAGATTATGTAACCTTGCTATGTGGATTATTAGTCAAGCATCAAACATTTCAATgaacacaaagataaaaataccaaggcagaaggaagcagacatgagctcaaactcagaaccgCACATAGTTGCTGTCAAAGCAATTGATTTCATTTGCTCGCCTTCCCTCTAATCCTTCAGGCTACAGTTCAGCTGCATCTGAggggcccctctcctctctggctgagaggaagaaagaggcctTGGAAAAACACTGCTCGCTTTTGTCCCATTTGCCCCTTTCGTTCTCCCTTTGCTCATTGAATTTCAGGGAGCCTTGGTTCCTGGTTTCCAGAACTTAATAGAACATTCTCATCATATGAAACAACATCACCTTAATATGCCTTCagcaaggggctcctgggaggctcatttggttgagtgtcccactcttggtttcggctcaggtcgggatcttatagtttgtgggttcaagccccgactcagactctctctctctctctctctctctctctctctctctctctctctctctcaaaataagtaaactttaaaaaatgccccCAGCAAGAAGGCTAGTTGTAGCCCATTTTTTGGGTATACACAATAAGGCTTCCTCTCTCATTTCACTCCTATGGGGACGTTTCTGGCACAAGCACAGTAAACTGGGAAGTCAGTCTGGAGGGAGCATTGAGAATGTTCCTGGGAAAACAGCCGTCTTTTCCTCTTCTGATCTTCTTACCTTGAATAATTTGTGATTCGAGGGTAAATACTTAGAAAGCCAAGGTCAAGGATAAATAGACCAAATGACCTGACAGGCCAGCCAAACCGCCGCCCCCAGTACCCATCCGTAAGAATGGATTAACTCAGGCCTCCACacaggtctctctcttttttaacataaatgaaaaatataaataaggtgATCTCAATCACCCCACTGAATGGAGGTTGAACAAACATGTAAAATTCTTGGTTTCAAGAGTCACCAGTCTTTCCCCAGCCTTGAGTGTGAGCCTGGGGGGACACAGACCACCTGGCCCGCTTTTAGCTTTGCTCATAGGTTAGAGGGCATCACTGGCCCCCATGCGGAGGCACTCAGCTCACGAGAGGATGAAACCAGAGAGGGGTGAGGTCAAGACCTGGAGAAAAGCCTTTGCTTGCTGTGTCTCCAAGGAGAGCTCCTTTAGAATCCTGTGGTTCGAGAGGTATCTGTCAGAGAATTTAAGATTCtgagttcaggggcacctgggtggcttagtgggttaagcatttggctttggctcaggtcatgatctcatggttcgtgggtttgagccccacgtcaggctctgtgctgacagctagctcagaggttggagcctgcttcagattctgtatcttcctctctctctgaccctcccctgcttgcactatctctctctgtctctcaaaaataaattacaaacataaaatattttttcaatattctgAGTTTAGCTCATTCCTAGAGTCCagactttattttgagaaatgacaCCAATAGAAATTTTTTCGTGACTTTTGATGAGCCTGAAGGAATAGCTGTGATGTGGAGTGTTGGGATCACAACTGTGGCTTCTGCACTAGACCAAACCCATGGTGACAGGTTGCACTCCAGCCTTCCAGTCTCTGAATGACAGCAAAACGTATGTGTTGTCTGTAAAGGTCCCAGTAGGTGGCACACCCCTATTGGAAACTGATGAGAGTTTAATGCAGGAACTATGCACAGAGGCATAGGCAGGGGTAAGGAGATGGGAAAGAAGAGTCAAGCACCCAGGTACTAGCAATAGTGAAAACTGGATACCACCCTAGGGTTGAAGGGACAGTGGGGGGGGGAACTGTTTGCAGAACCCAGAAGAGCCACAACCACGGTAGAAGGGCCACCCGACAACTGGTAGAAGAATAGGAGGAATCAACACCatgacttctctctcttcctagcATGGGATGTCATACTCATAACTTTCACCGGCCAAACCTACCTGGAATCCAGCCAGAAGGGGAGCTCAGCTTTGGAGTGCTGGAGAGGAACAAAAAGTGGTTCTGAAGGGGCAAACAGAGGGTAGGAGCACAGAGATGAATACTTTCAAGTGAAAAGGGCATGGCTGTGGAGCCTCCCCAATGATGTTGTTTTAAATGACTGAGAACACTATGCACCAAACACAAGATTGATCTGCTCTTAAGAATTAATTAACGATTGGAACAGGGTTTTACCTACACAAAACCAACAGAGTCAGTAATTTtgttttacaggaaaaaaaagagaagacaaatctGAATCTATGTCCTTTGTCTAGTCCTGAGCTGTGTAGAGTCCACTAGGAGAAAACTCCCACAATAAGGGGAGAATAATGTGCAGAACAGCCCCCCCACAAGAATGGAAGTACTGCACAGAATTCTGAggtggggggtgagagagaacagatttttttttttttttt
Protein-coding sequences here:
- the DUSP27 gene encoding inactive dual specificity phosphatase 27, which gives rise to MATSGDPEEEQVVPSEEDEGNVRAVQAQYLRSPSPSQYSMVSDAETESIFMEPIHLSSAVAAKQIISEEFKPRGIRAEAECPGMLESAEQLLVEDLYNRVREKMDDTSLYNTPCVLDLQRALAQDRQETPWNEVDEVWPNIFIAEKSVAVNKGRLKRLGITHILNAAHGTGVYTGPEFYTGLEIQYLGVEVDDFPEVDISQHFRKAAEFLDEALLTYRGKVLVSSEMGISRSAVLVVAYLMTFHNMTVLEALMTVRRKRAIYPNDGFLKQLRELNEKLMEEREEDYSQEGGTDEAEEGEDTGSSSRARVHALTVEEEDDTTSHLSGSSLGKASRASKPFTLIDEDEEEKLYEEWKRGQGLPTGQAPQGGNGGRSASGQGGEEPEDEDVGRMIQEWQSRNERYQAEGHQRWGREEEEVEESDTGSFVRRRRSRTLSESSASESVSSHDIWVLKQHLQTSGRNQGGRCRSDSVSTESTWDMWNQRLLEIEKGAAREYHSRSKRQEADTGSEAGAGVREDDAESVSSEASSFYNFCSRNKDKLTALERWKIKRIQFGFHKKELGAGDSSSEPGPEEAEGEKCLSDVNLTAYQAWKLKHQKKIGSENKEEVVELSKGEDSASAKKRQRRLELLERSRQTLEESQSMGSWEADSSAASRSIPLSAFWSAALSVSADEDAASVLSTQSHNSRPSQAGSNRGGRPASVLSTALPNLSAGPGDTISIASIQNWIANVVSETLAQKQNEMLLLSRSPSVASMKAAPVASCLGDDQVSPLSGHSSSSLGTCLLPQSQPGPSSDSQSLLSSHTAPGLRAEGLGSKVRGTSKPVYSLFADNVDLKELGRKEKEMQMELREKMSEYKLEKLAANNKRSSLFKKKKVKEQEDDDEGDRDEDTDSAIGSFRYSSRSNSQKPETDTSSFLATKPMVTGCTPAFQSLNDSKTYVLSVKVPVGGTPLLETDESLMQELCTEA